A region from the Lutra lutra chromosome 1, mLutLut1.2, whole genome shotgun sequence genome encodes:
- the DPPA2 gene encoding developmental pluripotency-associated protein 2, whose protein sequence is MAYSAYENNEQNFSEEAVEEESVILTLVPVNEEPNEEHQMEPSVSSTSEISLMMPGSSDKVCHPQINEQFKFCPKHSCNMQVLPLPTSLPSFNKVRWDTLRNWCQQLNLSTDGRKIEVYMRLQKHAYPEINQNIPETSQEAKSQSCSRKGKTVAEKARLWKSCKKSEREEGINTVEVVTSAQEGMLAAWSRIAARASQSKSVNSRSIPASVETFLLQASGVRWCVVHGRPLLADTQGWVRLQFHAGQAWVPDTPKRMISLFLLPACTFPPPGLEDNMLCPECVKRNKKMMKRLIALGKEKRPRLNRPTSFPLDGPYLNKE, encoded by the exons ATGGCGTACTCAGCTTACGAGAACAATGAGCAG AATTTCTCTGAGGAGGCAGTAGAGGAAGAAAGTGTGATTCTCACATTGGTTCCAGTGAATGAGGAGCCTAATGAAGAACATCAAATGGAACCAAGTGTTTCTTCAACTTCAGAAATCAGCCTGATGATGCCTGGGTCAAGTGATAAAG tttGTCATCCTCAGATAAATGAGCAATTCAAGTTTTGTCCAAAACACAGTTGTAATATGCAAGTCCTTCCCTTACCAACCAGTTTGCCTTCATTTAATAAAGTACGTTGGGACACTTTGCGGAACTGGTGCCAACAACTGAATTTGAGTACCGATGGCCGG AAAATAGAGGTTTATATGAGGCTCCAGAAACATGCTTACCCTGAAATAAACCAG AATATTCCTGAAACATCACAAGAAGCTAAATCGCAGTCATGTTCAAGGAAAGGCAAGACGGTGGCCGAGAAAGCGAGGCTTTGGAAAAGTTGtaagaagagtgagagagaggaggggattAACACAGTCGAGGTGGTAACATCAGCGCAGGAAGGCATGTTGGCAGCATGGTCAAGAATTGCTGCGAGGGCCAGTCAGTCCAAGTCTGTGAATTCACGATCCATTCCTGCTTCTGTTGAGACCTTTCTGCTGCAAGCCTCTG GTGTCCGGTGGTGTGTGGTCCATGGCAGACCTCTCTTGGCAGACACACAAGGTTGGGTTCGCCTGCAGTTTCATGCAGGTCAGGCCTGGGTGCCTGACACTCCCAAAAGGatgatctctctcttcctgttacCCGCCTGCACTTTCCCACCCCCAGGCCTAGAAGACAACATGTTATGTCCTGAATGTGTGAAGAG AAATAAGAAGATGATGAAAAGATTAATTGCGCTGGGGAAGGAAAAGCGACCTCGTTTGAATAGACCAACATCATTCCCTTTGGATGGGCCATATCTTAATAAAGAATAA